A window from Thermomonas aquatica encodes these proteins:
- a CDS encoding YdcH family protein, with protein sequence MFEGQPQAELEAMMKASPEFRQLYYRHQELDKQVLDAELGVLPLDDATLGQMKREKLHAKDRLIRMYDSTH encoded by the coding sequence GGAACTCGAAGCGATGATGAAAGCCAGCCCCGAGTTCCGGCAGCTCTACTACCGGCACCAGGAACTGGACAAGCAGGTGCTGGACGCCGAACTGGGCGTGCTGCCGCTGGACGACGCCACCCTCGGCCAGATGAAGCGCGAGAAACTGCACGCCAAGGATCGCCTGATCCGGATGTACGACAGCACGCATTGA